Proteins encoded in a region of the Qipengyuania oceanensis genome:
- a CDS encoding relaxase/mobilization nuclease domain-containing protein, which translates to MIAKLIGIKSQLMSGASLAAGAQKVRDYGWTLAKYVAALKLDEEDLARLHELGEMGKYPVNDKGDENRIRDRGTMHLEGEDYDQRALAFAYLTAQYGPRALKHIVVSYREGPVSLEMAERHRDTFLRVLGAENCAGFYGLHGDTARPHFHLAINAYDLTQRNLSKWGQGFEIEALHIASALCERDDMLPCEPNRRYVADETGVYHTLSGIKVADENGRILNASRMLRVPGLQHKIEDEFRTPDGLEEGKPVPAETSVKILAKAARESARDWEGYHRGLARVGLRYEPYEAAGKIVGGYFVPVDADISSKVRVKASAIGAGYKKLVNRFNQTEYQEPPKDIWFRPFQTLGYVGEPPADADARDRERELQRAEEKRLATLTAEIAARHGRDGLSARATQKARAAKKRKQLGLSLDQDDDPLNDQSAKYRKYERDFIEGIKRAIKQERGATRGRKRTKPIDGLLWGASSSVVDDQPAWLDKYNPMRLNGVREFYDGEVLAFTETRNFVAVHSSSKQHRIDALLLAQKKFGTIRIEGSRRERKRLIKLAVELDIPLDRSHQGEAERIQRRTASEQSRGRISEPSLETQPEPRQEVNRSQSDSGIDENPDKAAHALRKNRQRKLSALRYLVQRDSRERRHRVESHFPAYEMSWLQQDNESAADVRGPNPPPNESIRARRKLESIDPNRLMLASSQECYKGYRFLDDKVLTTVFTAPKRWLMLPEIQKHLKALAAIQMHERRWIASAVQSGRVTIEKGELFAVRKTDGWATEFYRRQRDDPRFQATILLAKVAPNRFALNLDVHPGLAAWRQAHRSQDADIASYIAYELNRTAIKHGAASVPIGAEARDGRTLTSLRNDAAGEFRKLIASPLSRDEREALSKTRSVTATVFAQFPWASIRSPKRMKRYARKQRFRHIGTAVHDRNGR; encoded by the coding sequence GTGATCGCAAAGCTTATCGGGATCAAGTCTCAGCTCATGAGCGGTGCGAGCCTTGCCGCCGGCGCGCAAAAGGTCCGCGATTACGGCTGGACATTGGCGAAATACGTCGCCGCGTTGAAGCTCGACGAGGAAGATCTCGCGCGCCTCCACGAACTGGGTGAGATGGGCAAATATCCCGTCAACGACAAAGGCGATGAGAACCGCATCCGTGATCGCGGGACGATGCATCTAGAGGGCGAGGACTACGACCAACGTGCGCTCGCATTTGCGTACCTCACCGCCCAGTATGGACCGCGGGCCCTCAAGCACATCGTTGTGTCCTATCGCGAAGGCCCCGTATCTCTCGAAATGGCCGAACGTCATCGCGATACTTTCCTACGTGTCTTGGGCGCTGAAAACTGTGCAGGCTTTTACGGCCTTCATGGAGATACCGCACGTCCGCATTTTCACCTTGCTATCAACGCATATGATCTGACGCAGAGAAACCTGAGTAAATGGGGGCAGGGCTTCGAAATCGAGGCCCTTCATATCGCGTCGGCTCTGTGCGAACGCGACGACATGCTGCCGTGTGAACCAAACAGGCGGTACGTGGCCGATGAAACAGGGGTCTACCACACCTTGTCCGGTATCAAAGTCGCCGACGAGAACGGGCGGATTCTAAATGCCTCGCGAATGCTTCGCGTCCCTGGCCTACAGCACAAGATCGAAGATGAATTTCGCACGCCGGATGGACTCGAAGAGGGGAAACCTGTTCCGGCGGAAACCTCAGTCAAAATTCTTGCGAAAGCGGCGCGGGAAAGCGCTCGAGATTGGGAGGGGTATCACCGTGGTCTCGCCCGCGTAGGCCTCCGTTACGAACCTTACGAAGCCGCGGGGAAGATTGTCGGTGGCTATTTCGTTCCGGTCGATGCCGATATTTCTAGTAAGGTGCGGGTGAAGGCGAGCGCGATCGGAGCCGGCTACAAGAAGCTCGTCAATCGTTTCAATCAGACCGAATATCAGGAGCCGCCCAAGGATATCTGGTTCAGGCCATTTCAAACGCTGGGTTATGTCGGTGAGCCTCCTGCAGACGCCGACGCCCGCGATCGCGAACGAGAGCTACAGAGAGCCGAAGAAAAACGGCTTGCGACGCTGACTGCGGAAATTGCTGCACGACATGGTCGCGATGGATTGTCAGCCCGGGCTACTCAAAAAGCGCGCGCCGCCAAAAAGCGTAAACAGCTTGGTCTATCGCTGGACCAAGATGACGATCCTCTAAATGATCAAAGCGCCAAGTATCGCAAATACGAACGCGACTTCATCGAGGGGATCAAGCGCGCCATCAAGCAGGAACGAGGCGCGACGCGTGGACGCAAAAGAACGAAACCGATTGATGGCTTGCTATGGGGAGCCAGCAGCAGCGTAGTCGATGATCAACCAGCATGGCTGGACAAGTATAATCCTATGCGCCTCAACGGCGTCCGGGAATTTTATGACGGCGAGGTTCTGGCGTTCACGGAAACCCGCAATTTCGTAGCGGTTCATTCCAGCTCAAAACAGCACAGGATCGATGCGCTGCTGCTCGCCCAGAAAAAGTTCGGCACCATTCGGATCGAGGGCTCCCGGAGGGAACGGAAACGACTGATAAAACTGGCCGTAGAACTGGATATTCCGCTTGATCGATCACACCAAGGCGAAGCCGAGAGAATTCAACGTAGGACGGCATCAGAGCAATCAAGAGGGCGGATTAGCGAGCCAAGTCTTGAGACGCAGCCCGAGCCTCGTCAAGAAGTCAACCGCAGTCAGAGCGACTCTGGTATTGACGAAAACCCGGACAAAGCAGCGCACGCGCTGCGCAAAAACAGACAACGAAAATTAAGCGCTCTGCGCTACCTCGTGCAGCGCGACAGTCGAGAGCGGCGGCATCGGGTCGAGAGCCACTTTCCTGCCTACGAAATGTCTTGGCTGCAACAAGACAACGAGAGTGCCGCAGATGTCCGCGGCCCTAACCCGCCCCCGAATGAATCCATTCGCGCTCGCAGGAAGCTTGAAAGCATTGATCCCAACAGGCTGATGCTGGCTTCCTCGCAGGAATGCTACAAAGGATACCGTTTTCTTGACGATAAGGTGCTAACGACGGTCTTCACCGCGCCGAAACGCTGGCTGATGCTGCCCGAAATCCAGAAGCATCTGAAAGCGCTGGCTGCGATCCAAATGCATGAGCGCCGCTGGATTGCTTCGGCCGTGCAATCTGGTCGCGTCACGATCGAAAAGGGAGAATTGTTTGCGGTCAGAAAGACCGACGGCTGGGCAACCGAATTCTATCGTCGACAACGAGACGATCCCCGCTTCCAAGCTACAATACTTCTCGCGAAGGTGGCGCCGAACCGGTTCGCATTGAACCTCGATGTTCACCCCGGACTTGCGGCTTGGCGGCAAGCCCACCGGAGCCAAGACGCGGATATAGCGAGCTACATTGCGTATGAACTCAACCGAACGGCAATCAAGCATGGCGCGGCGAGCGTGCCGATTGGTGCTGAAGCAAGAGACGGCAGGACTTTAACGTCGCTTCGTAATGATGCCGCAGGCGAGTTCCGCAAGCTGATCGCCTCACCGCTAAGCCGAGATGAGCGCGAAGCGTTGTCCAAAACGCGTTCGGTCACTGCGACCGTTTTTGCGCAATTCCCATGGGCCTCGATCCGTTCGCCGAAGCGGATGAAGCGGTATGCGCGAAAACAAAGGTTCCGGCACATCGGTACGGCGGTGCACGATAGGAACGGTCGATAA
- a CDS encoding 3'-5' exonuclease, with the protein MINTDHLSPDAEALADELQRSDDYRVLRRVPKPYPSMPHMGPVPDGRCVAIVDTETSGLSAEHDVIIELAIMLCFVDDGSELIGHFGPFSWLQDPGRELDPRISLITGLGAQHLMGQKINDTFARGLLDRADLIVAHNSSFDSKFIERRYPDLAGKAWACSCSEIDWLKLGFDGRSQSALLAHAGWFSDAHRAAADVWALFWLLRHRQRDPGGGPVRTHLARLIDAADTPSAIVQAERAPYSKKEMLKARGYRWNPDGPFWQIELPPQKVEHEQAWGYRNGLPTMTTRTVTARERHR; encoded by the coding sequence ATGATCAACACCGACCACCTGTCACCAGACGCCGAAGCGTTGGCGGATGAGCTTCAACGCAGCGACGATTATCGCGTGCTGCGGCGCGTCCCAAAACCCTATCCATCGATGCCCCACATGGGACCTGTGCCCGATGGTCGTTGCGTCGCCATTGTCGATACCGAAACGTCGGGTCTTTCAGCAGAGCACGACGTCATCATTGAGCTCGCAATCATGCTCTGCTTCGTCGACGATGGTAGCGAGCTCATAGGCCACTTCGGACCGTTCAGCTGGCTGCAGGATCCAGGCCGTGAACTCGATCCCAGGATCAGCCTCATCACTGGCCTCGGCGCACAGCATCTGATGGGCCAGAAGATCAACGATACTTTCGCGCGCGGTTTGCTCGATCGCGCTGACCTGATAGTCGCTCACAATTCGAGCTTCGACTCGAAATTCATAGAGCGCCGTTATCCCGATCTGGCGGGCAAAGCCTGGGCCTGCTCGTGCAGCGAAATCGATTGGCTGAAGTTGGGCTTCGACGGCCGCTCGCAATCCGCGCTTCTCGCGCATGCCGGATGGTTTTCGGACGCGCATCGCGCGGCCGCGGATGTCTGGGCGCTGTTCTGGCTGCTACGCCACCGCCAACGCGATCCCGGTGGAGGTCCGGTCCGCACCCACCTAGCGCGCCTCATCGACGCTGCCGACACGCCCTCGGCCATCGTGCAGGCCGAACGCGCGCCGTACTCAAAGAAAGAGATGCTGAAAGCGCGCGGCTATCGATGGAATCCCGACGGCCCGTTCTGGCAGATCGAACTGCCGCCGCAGAAGGTCGAGCACGAACAAGCATGGGGCTATCGCAACGGTCTTCCAACGATGACCACGCGCACGGTGACGGCGCGCGAGCGGCATCGCTGA
- a CDS encoding peroxiredoxin — protein sequence MTKADNEREAPCAGLRIGDLAPAFSARSTTGDVRLSDYRGRWLILFSHPADFTPVCTTEFVALAQSASEFEQRDCALMALSVDSLFSHFAWLRLIRDRYDIEVRFPIVEDPTLVIGRAYGMVAPNDNDSATVRTTFFIDSAGVIRAMTCYPANVGRSTPEMLRTLDALQAVDNGPVLAPANWAPGEALLAQPDASLDTVFSAKGQTDWFMKETMRGSRK from the coding sequence ATGACCAAAGCTGATAACGAACGAGAGGCGCCTTGCGCTGGACTGCGTATCGGAGACCTCGCCCCGGCCTTTTCCGCACGCAGCACGACAGGGGATGTCCGCCTTTCGGATTACCGGGGGCGGTGGCTGATCCTCTTCTCACACCCCGCGGACTTCACGCCTGTGTGCACGACCGAGTTCGTCGCACTGGCCCAATCGGCCAGCGAGTTCGAACAGCGCGACTGTGCGCTGATGGCGCTTTCCGTCGATAGCCTGTTCTCGCATTTCGCCTGGCTACGGCTGATCCGCGATCGCTACGACATCGAGGTGCGCTTTCCGATCGTGGAGGATCCGACACTCGTGATCGGGCGCGCCTACGGCATGGTGGCGCCGAACGACAACGACAGCGCAACGGTGCGCACGACATTCTTCATCGATTCAGCCGGCGTTATCCGCGCGATGACTTGCTATCCCGCGAACGTTGGACGTTCGACCCCGGAGATGCTGCGGACGCTCGATGCTCTCCAGGCGGTGGACAATGGGCCAGTCCTGGCCCCTGCAAACTGGGCGCCCGGAGAAGCCCTACTGGCTCAGCCCGACGCCTCGCTGGACACTGTTTTCTCGGCCAAGGGCCAGACCGACTGGTTCATGAAGGAAACCATGCGAGGGTCTCGGAAATGA
- a CDS encoding class I SAM-dependent DNA methyltransferase: MDKSAEKAEQFIAAWRDTGGSELANTQSFVNGLCDLIGVPAPDGSKPDDAENDYVFERRVFADNGDGTTNFGRIDCYRRGAFILEAKQGSDADRRAAEAGEEDLDLFGQSAARRMKRGTAKRGTGGWTAAMIAAKGQAERYARSLPVDHNWPPFLIVTDVGYCLDIWADFSGTGRAYTQFPDRARYRIMLEDLRDPDVRERLRCIWTDPLSLDPATKAARVTRQIADLLAKVAKRLEARDHNPDRVSGFLMRLLFTMFAEDSKLIPEESFTGLLKAQRAHPQHLAPQLSALWQAMDKGEFAPALGVPVKRFNGYLFKDRTALDLETDELEVLIQAAEHKWTEVEPAIFGTLLERALNPKERAKLGAHYTPRAYVERLIAPTIMEPLRTDWDGVRTAAASLIDDGKTDAAHMLVEQFHTRLAGTKVLDPACGTGNFLYVAMARMKELEGEVLDLLEELSSSDAEKQYVADLTGHTITPENFLGLEINPRAVEIAQLVLWIGYLQWHFRVNGQERMPNEPILTGLRTIEHRDALIDYDEKVLERDEENRSVSRWDGETMKPHPVTGKPVPDETARVESWLYPNPRPAKWPKADFIVGNPPFIGGKDVRDRLGDGYFDALFKVSDVPESADFVMHWWDRAANAVRAGTARRFGFVTTNSITQVFSRRVTAKHLDAKKGVTIAYAIPNHPWVDEKDGAAVRIAMTVGVPSGTQSKGLLRKVSDERDAPDTILFAEKSGRIGSDLRVGADVTKAAPLKANARIASRGVQLMGSGFIVTPDQAQRLDPRSLAIARGEDDAPPRIRSGSGDEPQVIFDYRNGKDLTARPRGVMVIDTYGLSEAELRDWHPAVWQHIFDEVKPHRDTNNRASYRDNWWLFGEQRSEIRKALRGCERYIATVETAKHRVFQFLPIATVPDNMIVAIASSDAFDLGVLSSRFHVPWALASGARMGMGDDPRYSKSRCFDPFPFPADVPESLANSIRTEAEALDAVRKRVLADHDDLTLTKLYNVLEAMRSDLPLTDTERDIHDRGLVTLIRRHHDTIDSAVAEAYGWAADLPEEEILTRLVALNRERAAEESRGLIRYLRPDFQDPGYRAPISETLDLGEAQVPLPDNVIAWPKDLPGQIGAVQSILSAANEPLAAQDIARAFKGKRAATVRPVLDALTGVGLARRTGEGKYAA, from the coding sequence ATGGACAAAAGCGCCGAAAAGGCTGAACAATTCATCGCTGCCTGGCGCGATACCGGGGGGTCCGAGCTCGCCAATACGCAGAGTTTCGTCAACGGCCTTTGCGATCTGATCGGTGTTCCGGCGCCGGATGGCAGCAAGCCGGATGATGCGGAGAACGACTACGTTTTCGAACGCCGCGTCTTCGCCGATAACGGCGATGGCACGACGAATTTCGGCCGGATCGACTGCTATCGCCGGGGGGCGTTCATCCTTGAAGCAAAGCAGGGGTCGGACGCGGACCGGCGCGCTGCGGAAGCAGGCGAAGAGGACCTCGATCTGTTCGGCCAGTCAGCGGCACGTCGCATGAAGCGGGGTACTGCCAAGCGCGGAACGGGCGGCTGGACAGCCGCGATGATCGCCGCAAAGGGCCAGGCGGAACGCTATGCCCGCTCTCTCCCGGTCGACCACAACTGGCCGCCATTCCTGATCGTCACTGATGTCGGTTACTGCCTCGATATCTGGGCGGACTTCTCAGGCACGGGAAGGGCCTACACGCAGTTTCCGGACCGCGCACGCTATCGCATCATGCTGGAAGATCTGCGGGATCCGGATGTGCGCGAGCGTTTGCGTTGCATCTGGACCGATCCGCTTAGCCTCGACCCTGCCACCAAGGCGGCGCGCGTCACACGCCAGATAGCCGATCTATTAGCCAAGGTTGCGAAGCGGCTGGAGGCCCGCGATCACAATCCCGACCGGGTGAGTGGCTTCCTGATGCGGCTGCTTTTCACGATGTTCGCCGAAGACAGCAAGCTGATCCCCGAGGAAAGCTTCACCGGCTTGCTGAAGGCGCAGAGAGCCCACCCACAGCATCTTGCCCCCCAGTTGTCGGCCCTTTGGCAGGCGATGGACAAGGGTGAATTCGCACCTGCTCTCGGTGTCCCCGTAAAACGATTCAATGGATACCTGTTCAAGGATCGAACCGCGCTCGACCTGGAGACGGACGAACTGGAGGTGCTGATTCAGGCGGCGGAACACAAGTGGACGGAAGTGGAGCCTGCGATCTTCGGCACCTTGCTGGAACGTGCGTTGAACCCGAAGGAGCGGGCGAAGCTTGGGGCGCATTACACTCCGCGGGCCTATGTCGAACGCCTGATCGCTCCCACGATCATGGAACCTTTGCGGACAGATTGGGACGGTGTGCGCACCGCTGCTGCCAGTCTTATCGATGACGGCAAGACCGACGCCGCCCATATGCTGGTGGAACAGTTCCACACGCGTTTGGCTGGCACTAAAGTGCTCGATCCGGCATGCGGAACGGGCAACTTTCTCTACGTTGCCATGGCGCGGATGAAGGAACTCGAAGGCGAGGTGCTCGACCTTCTGGAGGAGCTGTCGTCCAGCGATGCCGAGAAGCAATACGTAGCCGATCTTACCGGCCACACGATCACACCCGAAAACTTCCTCGGCCTCGAAATCAACCCGCGTGCGGTTGAGATTGCGCAGCTCGTTCTGTGGATCGGTTACCTGCAATGGCACTTCCGCGTTAACGGGCAGGAGCGCATGCCGAACGAGCCTATCCTGACCGGCCTGCGCACAATCGAGCACCGCGATGCGTTGATCGACTACGACGAGAAAGTGCTGGAGCGCGATGAGGAGAACCGGTCCGTCTCGCGCTGGGATGGGGAGACGATGAAGCCCCATCCGGTGACCGGCAAGCCGGTGCCAGACGAGACGGCACGGGTCGAAAGCTGGCTCTATCCCAATCCCCGACCCGCGAAATGGCCCAAGGCTGATTTCATCGTCGGCAATCCGCCTTTTATCGGTGGCAAGGACGTTCGGGATCGGCTGGGTGATGGATATTTCGATGCCTTGTTCAAGGTATCGGACGTTCCGGAAAGCGCCGATTTCGTGATGCATTGGTGGGATCGCGCGGCCAATGCGGTGCGGGCAGGGACTGCGCGGCGGTTCGGCTTCGTCACTACCAATTCGATCACACAGGTCTTCAGTCGTAGGGTCACGGCAAAGCATCTCGATGCCAAGAAAGGCGTCACAATCGCCTATGCTATTCCTAACCATCCTTGGGTGGACGAGAAGGACGGCGCGGCGGTTCGGATCGCCATGACTGTGGGCGTTCCATCGGGGACGCAAAGCAAAGGCTTGCTGCGCAAGGTCAGTGACGAGAGGGATGCGCCTGATACGATACTGTTCGCAGAGAAATCCGGGCGCATCGGATCCGATCTGCGCGTTGGTGCCGACGTTACCAAGGCGGCGCCGCTAAAGGCGAATGCCCGAATTGCGTCCCGTGGCGTACAGCTAATGGGCTCCGGCTTTATCGTCACGCCCGATCAAGCGCAGCGGCTCGATCCGCGTTCGCTGGCCATCGCCAGAGGAGAGGATGATGCGCCGCCGCGCATCCGTTCCGGTAGCGGCGACGAGCCGCAGGTCATCTTCGATTACCGCAACGGCAAGGATCTGACGGCTCGCCCGCGCGGCGTCATGGTGATCGACACCTACGGCTTAAGCGAAGCCGAATTGCGCGACTGGCATCCGGCGGTGTGGCAGCATATCTTCGACGAGGTGAAACCGCATCGCGACACCAACAATCGCGCATCCTATCGCGATAATTGGTGGTTATTCGGTGAACAGCGCAGCGAAATTCGCAAGGCTCTGCGCGGGTGCGAACGCTATATTGCGACGGTCGAAACCGCCAAGCACCGGGTGTTCCAGTTTCTTCCGATTGCCACGGTGCCGGACAATATGATCGTGGCAATAGCTTCTTCGGATGCGTTCGATCTCGGAGTCTTGTCCAGTCGCTTTCATGTCCCGTGGGCGCTCGCGAGTGGGGCACGAATGGGTATGGGGGACGACCCGCGTTACAGCAAATCGCGATGCTTCGACCCATTCCCATTCCCGGCGGATGTCCCCGAATCGCTCGCTAATTCGATCCGCACCGAGGCCGAGGCACTCGATGCCGTTCGCAAGCGTGTGCTGGCCGACCATGACGATCTTACCTTGACCAAGCTATATAACGTGCTCGAGGCGATGCGATCCGATCTTCCGCTGACAGACACCGAGCGCGACATCCACGACCGTGGCCTCGTTACCCTCATTCGTCGCCATCACGACACAATCGATAGCGCTGTTGCCGAAGCCTATGGCTGGGCAGCGGACTTGCCCGAGGAGGAAATCCTCACCCGCCTCGTCGCGCTCAACCGCGAACGCGCCGCCGAGGAATCGCGCGGCCTTATCCGCTACCTGCGCCCAGATTTCCAGGATCCCGGCTATCGCGCGCCGATCAGCGAAACACTTGATCTGGGTGAGGCGCAGGTGCCGTTGCCGGACAATGTTATCGCGTGGCCGAAGGACCTGCCGGGGCAGATCGGCGCGGTTCAGTCAATTCTTTCTGCGGCGAACGAACCCCTTGCGGCGCAGGACATTGCTCGCGCCTTCAAAGGCAAGCGGGCAGCCACTGTACGGCCTGTTCTGGATGCGCTAACAGGGGTCGGTCTGGCGCGCCGTACTGGCGAGGGCAAATACGCGGCATAG
- a CDS encoding ArsR/SmtB family transcription factor, with amino-acid sequence MTDEELVDALKALAHPVRLRIMKALTGTERNVGEIDDAADIGQPTLSQQLAVLRNAGLVKTRKDAKLVYYRIDEARIAKVVDAAGALGGLSANPIQQSRQPAPGVANFARLG; translated from the coding sequence ATGACGGACGAAGAGCTGGTCGATGCCTTGAAGGCGCTCGCGCATCCCGTGCGTCTTCGCATCATGAAGGCCCTGACGGGCACCGAGCGCAATGTCGGCGAGATCGACGACGCCGCAGATATCGGCCAACCGACGTTATCACAGCAGTTGGCGGTCCTTCGCAACGCGGGCCTCGTAAAGACCCGGAAAGACGCTAAGCTAGTTTATTACCGGATCGATGAAGCCAGGATTGCGAAGGTTGTCGATGCCGCAGGCGCACTTGGTGGCTTGTCTGCAAACCCTATTCAGCAGTCGCGCCAGCCAGCGCCAGGGGTCGCTAATTTCGCCAGACTGGGGTGA